One window of Camelina sativa cultivar DH55 chromosome 4, Cs, whole genome shotgun sequence genomic DNA carries:
- the LOC104783898 gene encoding uncharacterized protein LOC104783898 has translation MTLKIHKFKLFAAHRSLEGSSAAGNPAMSPTKSPVFNLWRRKTLRMLFEKSLDSRRRNLRQILEDSPESDGNSGENKRGKHRAARGKLKELLVTSPLPPFNGREKIGGGGGEERSENLSPVTVRSVAYKGDGRELTGRRLGLVQSFRLRIIAVHR, from the exons atga CACTGAAGATACACAAATTCAAGCTCTTCGCCGCACATCGCAGCTTAGAGGGATCCTCTGCCGCCGGGAACCCTGCGATGAGTCCGACGAAGAGCCCTGTATTTAATCTCTGGCGACGCAAAACCCTGCGGATGTTGTTCGAAAAGAGCTTGGACAGTCGCAGACGCAATCTCCGTCAGATCCTTGAGGATTCGCCGGAATCTGATGGAAACTCCGGGGAAAATAAGAGGGGGAAACACCGTGCTGCTAGGGGTAAACTGAAAGAGCTATTGGTGACATCACCGTTGCCGCCGTTCAATGGTAGAGAGAAGATTGGCGGAGGCGGTGGAGAAGAGAGGAGCGAGAATCTGTCGCCGGTGACAGTTCGCTCCGTTGCTTATAAGGGTGATGGGAGAGAGTTAACGGGTCGAAGATTGGGTTTGGTTCAATCATTTCGGTTGAGGATTATTGCAGTCCATCGTTGA